In Solibacillus isronensis, one DNA window encodes the following:
- a CDS encoding 3-oxoacid CoA-transferase subunit B yields the protein MDQRMKIIQRAVKEIQDGTYVNLGIGMPTLIANEIPEHYNVMLQSENGLLGIGPYPTDAEVDADLINAGKETVTAKVGATFFDSAESFAMIRGGHIDLAILGGMEVSEEGDLANWMIPGKVVKGMGGAMDLVVGAKKVIVIMEHTNKYGESKVKRECSLPLTGKSVVHRLITDMAVFDFQDGKMQLVELQDGMTLEEVQEKTEAIFEVKL from the coding sequence ATGGACCAACGCATGAAAATTATCCAACGCGCAGTGAAGGAAATTCAGGACGGAACGTATGTGAACTTAGGTATCGGTATGCCAACTTTGATCGCAAATGAAATTCCGGAACATTATAATGTGATGCTGCAGTCGGAAAACGGGCTCCTTGGAATTGGGCCGTACCCGACAGATGCAGAAGTCGATGCCGATCTGATCAATGCAGGGAAGGAAACGGTCACAGCAAAAGTGGGCGCGACGTTTTTTGATAGCGCGGAAAGCTTTGCAATGATTCGTGGCGGACATATTGATTTGGCTATTCTCGGTGGAATGGAAGTTTCTGAAGAGGGGGACTTGGCCAACTGGATGATTCCTGGAAAAGTAGTGAAAGGAATGGGCGGGGCGATGGACTTAGTTGTCGGCGCAAAAAAGGTCATCGTCATTATGGAACATACGAACAAATACGGTGAGTCCAAAGTAAAACGTGAATGCTCATTGCCGTTGACAGGCAAAAGTGTCGTTCACCGGTTAATTACCGATATGGCGGTCTTTGATTTTCAAGATGGCAAGATGCAGCTAGTGGAGCTTCAGGATGGGATGACGCTAGAAGAAGTGCAGGAAAAAACAGAAGCTATATTTGAAGTGAAACTGTAA
- a CDS encoding general stress protein produces the protein MFFDEPKQKIDVAYTKQELLEKLQELRRPDNELEGTHIYVLTKDVDEFHSIARDQQVSLITTNGVRSIVKTALTKESPIEEKLRRLGLPENKRLEYEKIIEDGGKLLITGTDPFDEEDWTGHTLDEWITNRSNPSNLINKEVMDERPVPFEPEKKYEALPNTSVAGDFGRSGDVDDPDIIPLQDDQRIVRDPNTKEIGIYQAPHEKQN, from the coding sequence ATGTTTTTTGATGAGCCGAAACAGAAAATTGATGTTGCCTATACGAAACAGGAATTGCTAGAAAAACTCCAGGAATTACGTAGACCGGACAATGAATTGGAAGGTACACATATTTATGTTTTAACAAAGGATGTAGACGAATTTCACTCCATCGCACGTGATCAGCAAGTGTCACTTATTACAACAAATGGAGTCCGCAGTATAGTGAAAACAGCATTAACGAAAGAATCGCCGATTGAAGAAAAACTTCGCCGCCTCGGTTTACCGGAAAATAAGCGACTTGAATACGAAAAAATAATTGAAGATGGCGGTAAACTGCTCATAACAGGTACCGACCCATTTGATGAAGAAGATTGGACAGGCCATACACTCGATGAATGGATTACAAACCGGTCCAATCCATCGAACCTCATTAACAAAGAGGTAATGGATGAACGACCTGTACCATTTGAGCCTGAGAAAAAATATGAAGCATTACCGAATACAAGTGTTGCAGGAGATTTTGGCCGCAGCGGTGATGTGGATGATCCGGATATTATTCCGTTACAAGACGATCAGCGCATTGTTCGCGACCCGAATACAAAAGAAATTGGAATTTATCAGGCACCGCATGAAAAACAAAATTAA
- a CDS encoding M14 family zinc carboxypeptidase, whose translation MKKKALALSLTGILALGAVTPASLTAYAVGEGPNYGGNESIQTSILYTYDEMVNYLKKQDAKQDAMQLEVIGQTVKKRDIYMAKYITNPNNPTILFLTQQHGNEQLTTEGALEFIKHLGTGKTKGVLDKVNILIVPMLNADGAMGDVDFSLDDYIADGGRNLTRYNAVGADLNRDHVDKVHPETQALHKNVLQKYDIDYMIDLHHQGTQARRDGKLVSGSMLYPTNDKVKPEVLEKSKKLGAVVFNAVDSTGWGHLAKYNGGNGENIGRNGAAVQYDIATLLFEMRGMSDHFNESAVIGQKSNGYLIKQTITTLDAAVQAIADGSIESADISFWDTLDTQR comes from the coding sequence ATGAAAAAGAAAGCGTTAGCACTATCCTTAACTGGTATTTTGGCACTGGGAGCTGTTACACCAGCTTCATTAACTGCCTATGCTGTAGGTGAAGGACCGAACTATGGTGGAAATGAATCGATTCAAACGTCAATCCTATATACTTACGATGAAATGGTAAATTATCTTAAAAAGCAAGACGCGAAACAAGATGCTATGCAGCTTGAAGTAATCGGTCAGACTGTAAAAAAAAGAGATATTTACATGGCGAAATATATTACAAATCCTAACAACCCGACAATCCTATTTTTGACACAACAGCACGGTAATGAACAATTAACTACAGAAGGTGCATTGGAATTTATCAAGCATCTTGGCACAGGTAAAACAAAGGGTGTTCTTGATAAGGTCAATATTCTTATTGTGCCAATGTTAAATGCAGATGGTGCAATGGGAGATGTCGACTTTTCTCTTGATGATTATATCGCTGACGGAGGTCGAAATCTAACTCGATACAATGCGGTAGGGGCAGACTTAAATCGTGATCATGTTGATAAAGTGCATCCGGAAACTCAGGCTCTTCATAAAAATGTCTTACAAAAGTATGATATTGACTACATGATTGACCTGCATCACCAAGGTACTCAGGCAAGACGAGACGGGAAATTAGTGTCAGGATCTATGCTTTATCCTACGAATGATAAAGTGAAGCCGGAAGTATTAGAGAAATCGAAAAAATTGGGAGCTGTTGTATTTAATGCTGTTGATTCTACTGGATGGGGTCATTTAGCCAAATATAATGGCGGCAATGGTGAGAATATTGGCCGTAATGGTGCCGCAGTTCAGTATGATATCGCGACGCTCCTTTTTGAAATGCGCGGAATGTCCGATCATTTTAATGAATCGGCAGTGATTGGTCAAAAAAGTAATGGTTACTTAATCAAACAAACGATTACAACACTTGATGCCGCTGTTCAAGCAATAGCAGACGGTTCAATTGAAAGTGCAGATATCAGTTTCTGGGATACGCTGGATACTCAAAGATAA
- a CDS encoding CoA transferase subunit A encodes MDKVVASVQQAIQAIDDGAVLLVGGFGLCGIPENLIQAVKDKGTKNLTVVSNNCGVDDFGLGILLQDKQITKIIASYVGENKTFEQQFLNGELEVELTPQGTLAERIRAGGAGIPGFYTATGVGTPIAEGKETKEFDGKTYLLERAITGDFALVKAWKADRSGNLVFRKTSRNFNPLCATAGKVTIVEVEQLVETGELDPDEIHLPGIYVQHIVHSPSFEKRIERRTVRGEA; translated from the coding sequence ATGGACAAAGTAGTAGCTTCTGTACAACAAGCGATTCAGGCAATAGACGATGGAGCTGTATTATTGGTGGGGGGCTTCGGGTTATGCGGTATTCCAGAAAATCTAATTCAGGCGGTAAAAGATAAAGGAACAAAAAATCTGACGGTTGTCAGCAATAACTGTGGTGTCGATGATTTCGGTCTCGGCATTCTGTTACAAGACAAGCAGATTACGAAAATCATTGCTTCCTATGTAGGGGAAAATAAAACATTCGAACAGCAATTTTTAAACGGTGAGCTTGAAGTGGAATTGACACCACAAGGCACATTAGCGGAACGTATTCGTGCTGGCGGTGCGGGTATACCGGGATTTTATACGGCAACAGGTGTTGGTACGCCAATCGCAGAGGGGAAAGAGACGAAGGAGTTCGACGGCAAGACATACTTGCTTGAACGCGCGATTACAGGGGATTTTGCGCTTGTGAAAGCATGGAAAGCCGATCGCTCCGGAAATCTTGTATTCCGTAAAACATCGCGCAACTTTAACCCGCTATGTGCAACAGCAGGTAAAGTGACGATTGTCGAGGTGGAGCAGCTTGTTGAAACGGGCGAACTGGATCCGGACGAAATTCATCTGCCGGGCATTTATGTGCAGCATATCGTCCACAGCCCATCATTTGAAAAGCGCATTGAACGCCGTACTGTAAGGGGGGAAGCATGA
- a CDS encoding nitroreductase family protein, producing the protein MTLSVRDAVLQRRSIKLFNGQQVDKKAVMEILDDAKWAPNHGNRQPWRIVVGAEEQLPKVHELLRDLAVPKWQELSEDALAIQMKKFTLAGAYAFVLVTEDVRQKERLEDYAAAACYLQNVQLLAWEKGIGTCWKTPGFLDNPKFREALNAQPHERVISMFQFGYYDNVPNVRVRKELTEFVTEFGQ; encoded by the coding sequence ATGACTTTATCAGTAAGAGACGCAGTATTGCAACGTCGTTCGATTAAACTGTTTAACGGACAGCAAGTTGACAAAAAGGCAGTAATGGAAATTTTGGATGATGCAAAATGGGCACCGAATCACGGCAACCGTCAGCCATGGCGCATTGTAGTAGGTGCAGAGGAGCAGCTGCCAAAAGTACATGAACTGCTTCGAGACCTTGCAGTTCCGAAATGGCAGGAGCTTTCAGAAGATGCGCTTGCTATACAAATGAAAAAATTCACATTGGCCGGTGCGTACGCATTTGTGCTTGTGACAGAAGATGTTCGTCAAAAAGAACGGTTGGAAGACTATGCGGCTGCCGCTTGCTATTTACAAAATGTGCAACTGCTGGCATGGGAAAAAGGCATCGGTACTTGTTGGAAAACACCGGGCTTCTTAGACAACCCGAAATTCCGTGAAGCATTAAACGCACAGCCGCATGAGCGTGTCATTTCGATGTTCCAGTTTGGTTATTACGATAATGTGCCAAATGTAAGAGTACGTAAAGAGCTTACTGAGTTCGTAACGGAATTTGGTCAATAA
- a CDS encoding amidase domain-containing protein, translated as MLPTYNRMAAVAYANKWWDSFNPEYPVFRDDCTNFISQCLRAGGAPMRGAPNRGQGWWMIGQPERWSYSWSVAHSLRWYLETSTQGLRATRVSSPSELQLGDLIFYDFTGDGRIDHSTIVTRIEQGVPYVNAHTSNSSDRIYTYEDSTAYTPNMQYYYYHIEDEF; from the coding sequence TTGTTGCCTACTTATAATCGGATGGCTGCTGTGGCTTATGCAAATAAATGGTGGGATAGCTTTAATCCTGAATATCCGGTATTTCGGGATGACTGTACAAATTTTATTTCCCAATGTTTACGTGCTGGAGGGGCTCCAATGCGGGGGGCACCGAACCGTGGGCAAGGCTGGTGGATGATCGGACAACCGGAGCGCTGGAGTTATAGCTGGTCTGTTGCACATTCTCTTCGCTGGTATTTGGAAACGTCCACGCAAGGCTTACGCGCGACTAGGGTAAGCTCGCCAAGTGAACTGCAGCTTGGCGATCTCATTTTTTACGATTTTACAGGGGACGGCCGTATCGATCACAGTACAATTGTGACGCGAATTGAGCAGGGGGTTCCGTATGTTAATGCACATACATCGAACAGCAGCGACCGCATCTATACGTATGAAGATTCCACTGCCTATACTCCAAACATGCAGTATTACTATTACCATATTGAAGATGAGTTTTGA